The window tatagtttattataaaatataaaagcaaactatatatttagaaaagtaataattctaagttatttttaatgtatacatgagttgaaaattttaatggtaaaaaatataaaacataattaaaCTATGTAGGATAGGTAAATCTTATATGACAACAGTTTTATCTTAAAAAACACGCTTATCTGATCTCTCCTatttaaaatgtaaatataacaatCTAATTAtgcatagttttctattatactttaaaattagcatcaatagttatttatattttatatatttaatatttactaattattattttaaaactaTTTACATTCAAAGGCTTATTTAAACTTATAAATAGTTTAATAAAACGGGTTtagtgctaattgttgttttaacaGTGGACATGGTACGCAAAATTGGTTGTAAAATTATCCAATAAAGTATAAttctaaattgaagtatatagtaataaaaataaagttgtcggactcattaaaatggattatgaatttatctatattaaataaaaatactattaaaattatgtaatttgGATAGAACATGTAGCagcttaatttgaaaatactataattttaataaaacagtgatatataatattagaaacaagtatataaaaatttaatatatttttaaaaatgacaatttatatatttttaaggattttaataataaatttcttaattttttatatttgtacagtatttaagttttaggaCGTTGTTtatgttctatattaaagtATATgtttaagtatatattttttaaattcattataaaattccttaatattttataataaaattgattatgtataatattattagtaatattgattttatgcataaattgtattatatatacatatggttaaatatgtattaaatcAACCATAATTTAAGACGATTTAGTAAATGCTAATAAAAGTAAATATAACATTGttctattaatattattgcattattattccatattaattttaaattattattaaaattttcaatgGGTTTAATACTATAAATGTGATATAGGAGAATCATTTACaggatatatattttatatgaaaacAATATGATGTCAATCTACATATAAAGAACAAAATTTCATTACAATGGACGACGAAACAGTGGTAAGTAATTTTATTGTGTTTGATTTGTCTACAAAtcacattaaattttattcaataaattttgtattaatacatatttttattaatttatatataattttcttagTGTGAGTTATTTTTTGAAGCTGATAAAATTTTGAGTGGTAGTACTGGCATACAGACGAAAATTAACACCTCGCCAGAATATCGTGAATATTGCCCCAATAATAAACCATGCTCAAATAGGGCTGAAAGTATTGGTGCCTTGAGCATGTATTTGTTTACAAATTTTTACAATCAAGAAAGCGGTTATTATGAACATTTTATGATGTGGTTAgctcataatttatttaagatagctaaaaacagaaaaaatgGCGACGCCAATAAAATTACTTTAAGTTCGgcttatgaaaaatatttagagACATCTATGGGGAATTTTAGACAATGGGATATTTTAAATGATGTAAGAGGTGTGAAAGATACTAATCTTAGGTATATGAGTGAATTGTATACGTTACTTAaacatatatgtaatataatttcatattataataataataatgaaaaacatAAGAAAATTTATACGTATTCTGTCAAGTGTCTTAatcaatatagaaaaatttaCAAGGCCTTTTCTAAACATGATTCACAGCTACATCTATTGGACAAATTAAAAAGAATATATGACGACTTTAGAAGTTTGGCTATTGAGAATGATactgataaaaaaaataagatagAAAAACGTCTTCTAGAACTTACAAAAATGAATGAAAAAGATTCACATTCTACGGACAATTTAAACATATTTGACTTCGATGATCCAAATGATCAATTGGAAGATGAGGATATATCCGAAATTCCGGAGGAAAACAGCATTCAAGAGGAGCAAACATATCATAAAGCCGaaggaaaaaatattgtagAACCCACCAAACTACAAAATACAGTAGATCAAAGATCAATCCAAAGAGAGGAACCATCAGTTTCAGGAGGTACATTAAAAACTTCAGGGAGTGAAccagaaaataatgaaaaatttcAAGGAATTTCTATAGAAACAACAAAAGAAAGTTTGTCACCAAAATCACAAGATCAAGCACTATCTCGAGAAATATCTCAATTAGAACCAAAAATGCAACCCCAACTAGAACCAGAACCGCAACCACAACCACAACCACATTCAGAATCACCACCATTACCACAACCACGGCCAGAATCACCAACACAGACAGAATCATCAACACATCCAGAACCACCAACACACCCAGAACCACAACCACAGACAGAATCACCAACACAGTTAGAATCACAACCACAGACAGAATCACCAACACAGTTAGAATCACAACTACAGCTAGAATCACAACCAGTACCACAAACAATATCACAGCCAGGGTTGCAAACTATAGAGAATGTGGAACAACCTGCATCTACACAAGAAAACTCATTGACGAGCTATgaaactataaaaaaaatcacaCAAACGAATGTTTTATATGATTTCTATAAACTGCATGTTTCATCTTTTTATAAAAACCTTACTAAATATGGAAATCGTTTATATGAAAGTGCATCAACTAGCTTAACAAAGGGTTATTCtgtatttaataatattgcTAATGATTTAATTACTCAATCAAATAAAGTAACTGTTACATTACCATCAGTTGATAATAGCATTCAACTAGAAGATTCGGAAGATGATTTACCTCCATCTGATAGTCCATCAGAAATGCCCTTATCTTCATCGACAGAATCTATTGACAAAAAAACTGATGAAAACCATGGAAAACAACATGAAGGTGGAAGCCACGAAACAAATCCTGGAGGTGTAAGCCAAGAAAAAGAACCTGAAAGTAGAAGCCAAGAAATAAATTCTGAAGGTGGAATCCACGAAACAAATCTTGAAGATAAAGGCAAAATAAGTGAAACTGAAAGTAAAGGACAAATAATTGCAACTGAACAATTAACACCAATTCTAGCTCCTAAAGATTCCTCAAAGGATTCTATCAATATAACATATTATCAAGAAATTGGGCAAATTCCTTCGGAAATCAACGTACAAAGAGACATATCTGAAATCAAGGTACAAAATGGCATATTTGAAAAAGGATTTCCagtaaatttatttaaagaaagcaaattaattttatattcatttatagtTATTGCAATACTCGTTATGTTAGCAGTTATGTATAAGGTaaatagataaaaaattattaaatagaaaattaaaaaatatgtattactacatattttatgtatacataaaagacaaataactatatatttttactatttttatgttaGTGTTTAGGATTTGGGCGGAgaaaaaaggagaaaaaaaaaaaaaaaatgaaaaagatcaGAAAAATGtgtgatgaaaataataccGAAAAGTTGAAATGCATTCATCGAAAATAACCAATgggataattataaattgaGGTGATAAGATAATGATATTATTAAGTATATAGAAGCATATAGAGGAAGGTTATATGGGAGGGTTTTGAGttatacttttatttaattttttataatttgataatatttatttgtctaTGAAAGTTTTCTAAATTCGattataatagaaaacacaatttaaatatatatagtaatacattataaaaaataaaaaatatacatgtcATATTCCAAAATTTGAAGCAACTATGTGAAGAATATTTTAACACAAAcagaaaatgaatattaatattatagacTCTCATAAAGGAAAcatatttcataaaatataatactcatatttgatttttccttgcaatttaaatatgaataaaacaCAACATGCATATTTTATTCGAATTATATTACTAATGTGGAATTtgttattatactttatgtattcatatcaaaaatacattatagtgtatgtataataacttttaaaaatttaatataaataatactcatttttttgtatttaaatattttatgcttttaaattttaatttacatgaatataaattgttttatattatttgtttatttggcataaaattttaatattatataacgTATCAACATTTAAGGTttgttgttatatatataactatgaaatatatcatattttaaattaaataaaatgaaatatataagtatattaataaaatttcttaatatattttgtttttaataatttttataaaaattaaaaaattgggTATAGAGAATTAGGGTTATTATTcgaatatatacacatataaaatattgtgttattgattaaacataaaaatattatttacttcaagaaaataatataattatatattaatgcaaataCTATGGTAAAATTATGTTCCAATTAATATGTTtgaatgttatattttttctattatacatACACGAATCATGAAAATATTCtgcatttatttaaattaattatattgagTGCATTAATTATGCCACAGTAGTATACAATGCTATAACCAAAACAACAACAATATTAgatgaatatattattaaatacgGACAAATGCattatgtttatttgatATACCTATATGGGTGTAAatccattatatatattattaaacggGTGACAAAATCAAAATTGTGTGCATAAATATCACATGAAATATTGCAacatttatttaagcttTAATGTGATGATATTAGTATTAACACTATCAAATCATgtattattaattctattaGCAATTATATAGTTTCCTTTGAATGAACATTTTcctattattaaatataattttgttagAAAATatccaatatataatatttacttAGGTCATTGTCAGAAAATTACAAAAGAAAAAGTAAAACCATGTTATATTGCTTTCCAAATGAATTGATTATTAAACTAATGtatgaataaattttaaaattaagaaataattggtttaagaaaaatatatgaaaacaACTTCATTTTATAGACTATAATAAGTTTTCTTATTTGTTAATGGTTAAAATAATGGaaagtataatatacaaaCTATTATTACAAATCGAATTTATATACTGTGGTTTATTAAGTTTATAATCACCTCGATTAGTCTAACtgcatattatttgtttttttaaattctgTAAAGATACATAAAATACCCCACTCGAAATTATTCATTAAATGTATTTGTGTATAAAGGAATATTAGGGTGAAAAAAAACTTATTGCACATTATGAAAAATGCTTTTAATTAATATGGATAAATTAAACAGATATAAAACCAtgtgtaatatatttagaaaaataaataacactaagttaatatttaagtattataatttaaataaaatgtatgcTATATTTACTAGAGATAATACtaaaagatataatattccttaaaaaataataacgaatgtcaataaattatattggATAATGagatataatacatttttatttttttatatatttacagtTATATAAGGTTGGAATCACTTTATTAaaactaatatataatacatctTGTTCCCATATGTAAAcataaaatacaattttatatactaTTATTCCGAGATTACATAGATTTATGTAATGATGTTATTCGTATGATCAAAGcttttcaaaaaaatgaaaaatttagAAGGTTTATCTAAActatcataaaaataaatatgttattcCCCATACactactatattatatactaatTTAAGATTAACAATATGATTAactaaaaattttatatagaaAGACACGTAATTGTATAACTTATTTTGGTATAGTATATAggttttatataaaaatgatacgATGTCATTTAATATGCagattaaaaacaaaattttattacaatGTCTAAGTGGtaaatacattatttttaaataaaaacgatcaccttaaattttatatgatatattgcctgtacattattattaaactttattttaataaattttcttaCTGTATGATATTTCAAAATGTTGATCATCTTTTTAATAAAGACAAATTTTATTTGGATACAATACGTTCGAAAAATGAACCTTACATTTGGTATTCCCCTTTTGGTAGagaatcaaaaaaatataaatgtaacAGGATTTTTGATGAACTTAACCCTCTGTGTATGCATTTATTTATTGAAGCATACAAAATTCCTGGAAACATAatgaattttaaaaataacaataaggAGTATGTTGGATACATTCTGATGTTGGTAGGATGTATGTTAAGCCTAAAGAATAATGATGGAACCAACaatctaaaatatttttatagtacATTTATAAATAGTGATGAAAAGTATAATAAGGCTATAAAAGATGCTACTGATTATAAggatattataaataaaaaaaaagatttgATTAATATGGATATGAGAATTATATCtaatatttatgtaatatGTATAGTGagtataaaaaagaaaatacagattgcaaaaattatttaaaaaaatctaaataatttgttgaaaaatatgaagaacTTAACAAAGATCCCAATATTACTGAAGATAGTCCATGTTATCAAGTATTGTTTACTTAATCaactgattataataattttaaaaaaaatgcagtAGTGTTAATTGTTCCAAGCTTTCATCCTTCCCAACGATAGAAAAAACACAAACTTCTGAAGTTAtttcatcaagttcgtcgatagcaaataaattatttatagttttatcgacatttggtgcaatagggatttttttaggaatttcttataaggtaaataataagtcaattaaaaaatatattcagcAATGAGTGATTTGTGAATATAGAtaagttatatatttattttattttttatattagtattcgttatttagGTCTCAGAAACGagattaaaaacaattaagagaaaaactaaaaaaataaagaagaaaattgatcattaatatatgattcgaagagtagtgactatttcagaaacagtaataatgattggtATATTTAAGAAACAGTATTTGGaaataagtaatttttgcataatttttatatagtttttatgttgtgggtcaggGTCGTGTTTGTGggacccatattcgggttaggattaagtattatattgtatttaattttttataatttgaacactaattaaatatatgtaccatcccgtatgtttaatcacgaaATGAAATTCAAAAGTACAAATATTCAACAAAAAAGGGGCATAAGCTAATATGAAAGGGATCgcataacatatttataagctaTAATACTTATGTCTAATtagttcatatatattttattactatttttggCTAATATACATAAGAACCattattatctattatataagatTTGTTAACCCAGAGCTATATTGAATCATGAATAAaacaatatgtttctttatatgacaaaatattttatttagtaaaacttctAATTTGTatcaattattttgatttaaattttattttgataaccGAACTgtataacattattatatatcatggtataaattataattcgattcatttggaacaattacctacattataatataccttcatattaatgattatatttttaatgttaattaaACACACTACTAAtgtataatagataatcataaagtatagattcataaaatatcgatcgaaaTTCGACGATACAACATTATCTACAACATGAtgttatgcatctaacattttttgtaatacAACAAAAATCacactatatataatattttttaagttttaattgtatctactattatctttttgtattccctttatatttgtattaaaattaattattattaataaaatttgctttatatacattaatttattcccataaaggtataatattaaattattaactattaatttttaaactttatagtttttaggtataaataaattagaaatatattatatttaaaatagttaaaagaaaaaatataagtatattaattaaatttcatatcatattgtgttctaataattataaataatatgatagatataatgcgttattattatatacctatacatatacatataaactagTAAAATATTCTACTAATAAccattattaaaatatttctttattgtggaaacttcatataattaaatattaattttatagaaaaGACACATactaatacattataaaggcaTAAAtgctatatattttgttaaagatccaatttgggatatatggttttatattataaaaatttggatttatggagaaaatgataacgaatcaattcatgttaaatgtCTTTTTATAATTCTATATTAACGCATATTCTATTATAAGTGTTTAATGAAatgtcatttttttaatataaaatagcatttctttatcatagaattaataaaatatagaatttttaataaattatttaaatgtatatacattgataacaaTAACCATAAAacatataagataaaaatgaacaatgtaaaaaatttaacgaatatttatctaaatttatatattaaaagagaaaatatatcttatctctctcatCTAAAAGGGCAATATAACaacataattaaacatagttttatatataatttaaaattagcatcaatacttatttatatattaatatttaatatctattaagtataattttaaaaaaacgtGCATtaaaagacttatttaagcttataaatacgggttcagttCTAATTGCCGCTTTAACGGtggaaaaatatggaaaaagttataaaattactaaataaagaatacttctaaattggaatatgtaggaataaaaataaagttatagaactgattaaaatgaattatgaatttatatgcattcattaaaaacaatataaatttat is drawn from Plasmodium yoelii strain 17X genome assembly, chromosome: 2 and contains these coding sequences:
- a CDS encoding PIR protein, which codes for MDDETVCELFFEADKILSGSTGIQTKINTSPEYREYCPNNKPCSNRAESIGALSMYLFTNFYNQESGYYEHFMMWLAHNLFKIAKNRKNGDANKITLSSAYEKYLETSMGNFRQWDILNDVRGVKDTNLRYMSELYTLLKHICNIISYYNNNNEKHKKIYTYSVKCLNQYRKIYKAFSKHDSQLHLLDKLKRIYDDFRSLAIENDTDKKNKIEKRLLELTKMNEKDSHSTDNLNIFDFDDPNDQLEDEDISEIPEENSIQEEQTYHKAEGKNIVEPTKLQNTVDQRSIQREEPSVSGGTLKTSGSEPENNEKFQGISIETTKESLSPKSQDQALSREISQLEPKMQPQLEPEPQPQPQPHSESPPLPQPRPESPTQTESSTHPEPPTHPEPQPQTESPTQLESQPQTESPTQLESQLQLESQPVPQTISQPGLQTIENVEQPASTQENSLTSYETIKKITQTNVLYDFYKLHVSSFYKNLTKYGNRLYESASTSLTKGYSVFNNIANDLITQSNKVTVTLPSVDNSIQLEDSEDDLPPSDSPSEMPLSSSTESIDKKTDENHGKQHEGGSHETNPGGVSQEKEPESRSQEINSEGGIHETNLEDKGKISETESKGQIIATEQLTPILAPKDSSKDSINITYYQEIGQIPSEINVQRDISEIKVQNGIFEKGFPVNLFKESKLILYSFIVIAILVMLAVMYKCLGFGRRKKEKKKKKMKKIRKMCDENNTEKLKCIHRK